A genomic stretch from Dehalococcoidia bacterium includes:
- a CDS encoding LLM class flavin-dependent oxidoreductase, with translation MNIRLGVSLVCDRIREFPAWVRAIEAAGFDAIGFGDSPSLYPETYVQATIVALNTSRVMFGPRVTNPLTRHPSVTASGITAADELSGGRAMLGIGTGDSAIFNIGEKPATLKFMREYIVALKEMFAKGHTTYQGKRVVFTYTRRRIPIYMAASGPNSLRLAGEICDGVILGGGIQRDLIPLTHKYLREGARKAGKRLEDLDIWWLIGASIAPTKEQAVDNIKTHLAAATNASFRLGVKEKGLPDKLIPAIQKLIQQYDFSEHEHSGSGKKNVRMVDELGLTEYLADRFTIAGPPEEFARRVRDMASWGANQLWFTMPLPGKYGFLDAMRDGVMPRLRG, from the coding sequence ATGAACATTCGCCTGGGGGTCAGCCTTGTCTGCGACAGGATTCGCGAGTTCCCGGCCTGGGTCCGCGCCATCGAGGCCGCCGGGTTCGACGCGATAGGCTTCGGCGACTCGCCTTCGCTGTACCCGGAGACATATGTCCAGGCCACCATCGTCGCGCTGAACACCAGCCGGGTGATGTTCGGGCCGCGCGTCACGAACCCGCTGACGCGCCATCCCTCCGTGACGGCGTCCGGCATCACGGCTGCGGACGAGCTGAGCGGGGGCCGCGCCATGCTGGGCATCGGCACCGGCGACAGCGCCATCTTCAACATCGGCGAGAAGCCCGCCACGCTCAAGTTCATGCGCGAGTACATTGTGGCCCTCAAGGAGATGTTCGCGAAGGGGCACACCACGTACCAGGGGAAGCGCGTGGTGTTCACCTACACCAGGCGCCGGATTCCCATCTACATGGCCGCCTCTGGGCCGAACAGCCTGCGCCTGGCGGGGGAGATATGCGACGGCGTCATCCTGGGCGGGGGCATCCAGCGCGACCTCATACCGCTCACGCACAAGTACCTGCGGGAGGGCGCGCGGAAGGCCGGCAAGCGACTGGAGGACCTGGACATCTGGTGGCTCATCGGCGCGAGCATCGCCCCGACCAAAGAGCAGGCCGTGGACAACATCAAGACGCACCTGGCGGCGGCCACCAACGCCTCGTTCCGCCTGGGCGTCAAGGAGAAGGGTCTGCCGGACAAGCTGATACCCGCCATCCAGAAGCTTATCCAGCAGTACGACTTCAGCGAGCACGAGCACTCGGGGTCAGGCAAGAAGAACGTGCGCATGGTGGACGAGCTTGGCCTGACCGAGTACCTTGCGGACAGGTTCACCATCGCGGGGCCGCCGGAGGAGTTCGCGCGGCGGGTCAGGGATATGGCGTCCTGGGGCGCCAATCAGCTCTGGTTCACCATGCCGCTGCCCGGCAAGTACGGCTTCCTCGACGCCATGCGCGACGGCGTGATGCCGCGCCTGCGGGGGTAG
- a CDS encoding toxin-antitoxin system protein: MKTVTVRVPSEIRRTLQQLAGASNRNMQSVLAQAVEEYRRRWVLDRTNQAYAELRSRSDLWAEEEEERRAWEATLSDDLKGER, from the coding sequence ATGAAGACAGTTACCGTGCGGGTCCCGAGTGAGATCCGGCGAACGCTCCAGCAACTCGCGGGCGCGTCGAACCGGAACATGCAGTCGGTGCTTGCCCAGGCCGTGGAGGAGTACCGGCGTCGCTGGGTCCTCGATCGGACTAATCAGGCGTATGCCGAGCTTCGCTCCCGGTCCGACCTGTGGGCTGAGGAGGAGGAAGAGCGACGCGCTTGGGAGGCCACCCTGAGCGACGACCTGAAGGGTGAGCGATGA
- a CDS encoding AAA family ATPase, producing the protein MITHSASVQNFRCILDQVLNCASLTALVGPNGCGKSTFLRAVELFFNQSPRITPEDFYNSDITQEIRITLTFKELGSEAQTKFKLYIQDGSLAVTRVISLNDGKVVSKYYGSSPQNPDFIPVKNAGVASAILSSYRELRKKPEYSSLPAATASAGALAAMGEWENAHPDKCSRSQDSGQFFGFSEVGTGYLGDFIKLILVPAVRDASADASEGTKASITEIMNLVVRNALASRAELALLKADTKAKYEAIVNKGNMPELSNLQARLTKTLQTFAPNTSVYLDWMPSGGIDIPMPRADVKLVEDGYSAAVARTGHGLQRAFILTMLQHLAFERAPQGVSVPFQAESANVAATHGGTEISTVTVKLPHLVLVIEEPELYQHPNRQRYLANVLLALALGSVPGVAERTQILYCTHSPLFVGLDRFDEVRALRKVANGNDKPKVTIVREVRGDVVAEEIWNAAGRPEPKFTWQTLRPRLQSIMTPWTSEGFFADAAVLVEGEDDRAAILGTAQVLGHNLESRGISVIPCGGKANLDRPASIFRQFGIPTYVVFDGDKGKGKEASPEGNKRLLRLLGKPPVDYPPTQVDETFACFEVKLEQTLISELGKEKFEELLGKCLDEMGMNEKQDGMKNPMVMAEIIKRANADGCHCTTLEAIVHRALALVSNSAPAA; encoded by the coding sequence ATGATTACTCATTCGGCAAGCGTTCAAAACTTCAGGTGCATTCTGGACCAAGTCCTTAATTGTGCATCGTTGACCGCACTGGTGGGGCCCAACGGATGTGGCAAATCCACTTTTCTAAGGGCTGTCGAACTGTTTTTCAATCAAAGTCCACGGATAACTCCTGAGGACTTCTACAATTCAGATATCACTCAAGAAATCCGGATCACTTTGACTTTCAAAGAACTCGGCTCTGAGGCTCAAACGAAATTCAAGCTCTACATTCAGGATGGGTCACTGGCTGTTACCAGGGTTATCTCGCTCAATGACGGGAAGGTAGTTTCCAAGTACTACGGTTCCAGCCCGCAAAATCCCGACTTCATCCCTGTCAAGAACGCGGGTGTGGCTTCAGCGATTCTCAGCAGTTATCGGGAATTGAGGAAAAAGCCGGAATACAGTAGTCTGCCAGCTGCTACTGCTAGTGCCGGGGCTCTCGCAGCCATGGGTGAGTGGGAAAACGCTCATCCTGACAAATGCAGCAGAAGCCAGGACAGCGGTCAGTTTTTTGGATTTTCTGAAGTCGGCACTGGCTACTTGGGAGATTTCATTAAGCTCATCTTAGTTCCTGCTGTGCGTGACGCATCAGCAGACGCTTCTGAAGGAACAAAGGCGTCAATCACAGAAATCATGAACCTAGTGGTAAGAAATGCCCTCGCGAGCAGAGCGGAACTGGCGCTTCTCAAAGCAGATACTAAAGCAAAATATGAAGCCATTGTCAACAAAGGCAACATGCCTGAACTTTCAAATCTTCAGGCTCGTTTGACGAAAACACTTCAGACATTCGCGCCCAATACGAGTGTTTATCTGGATTGGATGCCGAGCGGTGGTATTGACATCCCTATGCCTAGAGCGGATGTGAAGCTCGTTGAGGATGGGTACTCGGCCGCCGTCGCCCGAACAGGTCATGGGCTCCAGCGCGCGTTCATACTGACGATGCTTCAGCATTTAGCCTTTGAGCGCGCGCCACAGGGAGTATCGGTGCCGTTCCAAGCTGAAAGCGCAAACGTTGCTGCGACGCACGGAGGTACGGAGATATCAACCGTCACAGTCAAGCTTCCTCATCTCGTGCTGGTAATCGAAGAGCCTGAGCTGTACCAACATCCAAACCGGCAAAGGTACTTGGCGAATGTCCTGCTCGCGCTCGCGCTTGGGTCGGTTCCGGGTGTCGCGGAGCGAACTCAGATCCTATACTGCACACACTCGCCGTTGTTCGTGGGGCTTGACCGATTCGACGAAGTACGCGCATTGCGGAAAGTCGCAAATGGCAATGACAAACCCAAAGTTACTATCGTGAGAGAAGTGCGGGGAGACGTCGTCGCTGAGGAGATTTGGAATGCGGCAGGGCGACCTGAACCAAAATTCACATGGCAAACCCTTAGACCGCGTCTCCAATCGATTATGACGCCGTGGACCAGTGAAGGCTTTTTTGCAGACGCCGCAGTTTTGGTCGAAGGCGAAGACGATAGAGCAGCTATCCTCGGCACTGCTCAGGTATTGGGTCACAATCTTGAAAGTAGAGGAATCTCGGTTATTCCTTGCGGTGGGAAGGCAAACCTGGACAGACCTGCCAGCATTTTTCGGCAATTCGGGATCCCAACCTACGTCGTGTTCGATGGTGACAAAGGAAAAGGAAAAGAAGCGTCCCCCGAAGGCAACAAGCGCCTCCTTAGGTTGTTGGGCAAACCACCTGTTGATTACCCCCCGACGCAGGTAGATGAGACGTTCGCATGCTTTGAGGTTAAATTGGAACAGACGCTGATTTCAGAGTTAGGTAAAGAAAAGTTTGAGGAGCTACTGGGCAAGTGTCTCGATGAAATGGGTATGAATGAGAAACAAGACGGCATGAAAAACCCTATGGTCATGGCGGAGATCATCAAGAGAGCGAACGCGGACGGCTGTCATTGTACGACACTGGAAGCCATCGTGCACCGGGCGCTCGCGCTGGTCTCGAATTCCGCCCCTGCTGCCTGA
- a CDS encoding type II toxin-antitoxin system PemK/MazF family toxin, whose amino-acid sequence MTPPAPSRGEVWLINLDPTRGHGQVGQRPALVVSDNTFNHGPAGLVVVIPITSRARGIPLHVRVEPPDGGLTVASFIKCEDIRSVSKERLTKCWGSVRPDTMAAVEDRLRILLDL is encoded by the coding sequence ATGACCCCGCCAGCGCCGTCCCGCGGGGAGGTCTGGCTCATCAACCTGGACCCGACGCGAGGGCACGGGCAGGTAGGCCAACGACCGGCGCTCGTCGTCTCGGACAACACCTTCAATCACGGGCCCGCGGGACTCGTTGTCGTCATTCCGATAACGAGCAGGGCGCGGGGTATCCCTCTCCATGTGCGGGTTGAGCCGCCCGACGGTGGCCTTACAGTGGCAAGCTTCATCAAGTGCGAGGACATCCGGTCCGTCTCAAAGGAGCGGCTCACGAAGTGCTGGGGTTCCGTCCGCCCCGACACCATGGCCGCCGTGGAGGACCGGCTGCGCATCCTTCTGGACCTGTAG
- a CDS encoding type II toxin-antitoxin system HicB family antitoxin, producing MRKKATVQSFEVVFEPEKGGGYHVYTPSLKGCHSYGSTKAEALHNIAEAIELWLESAKELGIRNGPLPGKLPEAACR from the coding sequence ATGCGGAAAAAGGCGACGGTGCAAAGCTTCGAGGTCGTGTTCGAGCCGGAAAAGGGCGGCGGCTACCACGTGTACACTCCTTCCCTGAAGGGGTGTCATTCCTACGGCTCCACCAAAGCGGAGGCCCTGCACAACATCGCCGAGGCCATCGAGCTGTGGCTGGAGAGCGCGAAGGAACTGGGCATCCGCAACGGCCCGCTGCCCGGCAAGCTGCCGGAGGCCGCCTGCCGATAG
- a CDS encoding DUF2203 domain-containing protein: MAQQHFTIEQANALLPWLREALAEAHKLRDQIVAAMSAARELSVKARSNGGGTADRQLADSEKDLTRLNDAIQKRLDDIQRKGILVRDVDRGLVDFPSLRDGREVYLCWVLGEDAVGFWHGTDTGYSGRKPL; the protein is encoded by the coding sequence ATGGCCCAACAGCATTTCACGATAGAACAGGCCAACGCCCTGCTCCCGTGGCTGCGGGAGGCCCTGGCTGAGGCCCATAAGCTGCGCGACCAGATCGTGGCGGCCATGTCCGCCGCGCGCGAGCTGTCCGTGAAGGCGCGCTCCAACGGCGGCGGCACGGCGGACAGGCAGCTTGCCGATTCCGAGAAGGACCTGACCCGGCTCAACGACGCTATCCAGAAGCGCCTGGACGATATCCAGCGGAAGGGCATCCTGGTGCGGGACGTAGACAGAGGACTGGTGGACTTCCCCTCGCTCCGGGATGGCCGTGAGGTGTACCTGTGCTGGGTGCTCGGCGAGGACGCGGTCGGCTTCTGGCACGGCACGGACACGGGCTATAGCGGGCGGAAGCCTCTGTAG
- a CDS encoding LLM class F420-dependent oxidoreductase: protein MPIKFGLQQSTFSGGDPRGMYPAIERIAVEAERAGFDSLWLMDHMMQTGHTGGDAAPILEAWVTLGALAARTSRVRLGVMVASVPYRNPALLAKTGASLDVISGGRFIMGLGAGWVEREFNAYGWPFPPVGERMKMLEEATQIVLRMWTEEHPSFRGAHYAIQDARCEPRPLQKPHPPIVIGGAGEKVTLRLVAKYAQMCNIFGDPATVRQKLDVLERHCETERRDPATIVKTRLGRMLVARNEAELKRKLERYAPQGVGDGWSVIAGTPAQCVERCGKLLEAGADYLIFGFPDADTLEPLRLFMEEVAPKVERR from the coding sequence ATGCCCATCAAGTTCGGCCTCCAGCAGTCAACGTTCTCCGGCGGCGACCCGCGCGGCATGTACCCCGCGATTGAGCGCATCGCCGTCGAGGCCGAGCGCGCGGGCTTCGACTCCCTCTGGCTCATGGACCATATGATGCAGACCGGCCACACGGGCGGCGACGCCGCTCCCATCCTGGAGGCGTGGGTCACGCTGGGCGCTCTGGCGGCCCGCACGTCCCGCGTGCGCCTGGGCGTGATGGTCGCCAGCGTCCCATATCGAAACCCGGCGCTCCTGGCCAAGACAGGCGCATCGCTGGACGTCATCAGCGGCGGGCGGTTCATCATGGGCCTCGGCGCCGGATGGGTCGAGCGCGAGTTCAACGCCTACGGGTGGCCGTTCCCGCCCGTCGGCGAGCGGATGAAGATGCTGGAGGAGGCGACGCAGATCGTCCTGCGGATGTGGACGGAGGAGCACCCGTCCTTCCGGGGCGCGCACTACGCGATTCAGGACGCCCGGTGCGAGCCGCGCCCCTTGCAGAAGCCGCACCCACCCATCGTCATCGGTGGCGCGGGGGAGAAGGTCACGCTACGACTGGTGGCGAAGTACGCGCAGATGTGCAACATCTTCGGCGACCCCGCGACGGTGCGCCAGAAGCTCGACGTGCTGGAGCGCCACTGCGAGACGGAGCGCCGCGACCCCGCGACCATCGTGAAGACGCGGCTGGGAAGGATGCTCGTCGCCCGCAACGAGGCGGAGTTGAAGCGCAAGCTGGAGCGGTACGCGCCCCAGGGCGTCGGCGACGGCTGGAGCGTCATTGCGGGGACGCCGGCGCAGTGCGTGGAGCGGTGCGGCAAGCTGCTGGAGGCGGGCGCGGACTACCTGATCTTCGGCTTCCCGGACGCGGACACGCTGGAGCCGCTGCGCCTGTTCATGGAGGAGGTCGCGCCGAAGGTGGAACGGCGATAG
- a CDS encoding aldo/keto reductase, producing the protein MEYRQLGTTALRVSEIGFGVWTVSTGWWGKVDPADGVKLMQHAFDMGVTFFDTADTYGDGFGEEILAKALGGKRHDIVIGTKGGYDFYTQAAREGHKERPQKLEPDFIRFACEQSLKRLKTDYIDLYQIHNPRISAIERDDLFAALDDLRAKGKIRSYGVALGPDIGWYEEGEASMRHRKVAAVQIIYSIMEQQPARKFFPIAKETGTGLISRVPHASEVLTERFKAQPPVFEAGDHRSHRRQQWLTAAVAKVTKLGFLAERYSMSLDQAAIRFCLAQPTIATVLPNIVREEDLREYVSASGLADISREDEARLFELYDTEFAKLEEQQKAAPAGT; encoded by the coding sequence ATGGAGTACAGGCAGCTCGGCACAACGGCCCTGCGGGTGTCCGAGATCGGCTTCGGCGTGTGGACGGTGAGCACCGGCTGGTGGGGCAAGGTTGACCCCGCCGACGGCGTGAAGCTGATGCAGCACGCCTTCGACATGGGCGTCACCTTCTTCGACACCGCGGACACCTACGGCGACGGCTTCGGCGAGGAGATACTGGCGAAGGCGCTCGGCGGAAAGCGCCACGACATCGTCATCGGCACCAAGGGCGGCTACGACTTCTACACCCAGGCCGCGCGCGAGGGCCACAAGGAGCGGCCCCAGAAGCTGGAGCCGGACTTCATCCGCTTCGCCTGCGAGCAGAGCCTCAAGCGCCTTAAGACCGACTACATTGACCTGTACCAGATACACAACCCGCGCATCAGCGCCATTGAGCGCGACGACCTGTTCGCCGCGCTCGACGACCTGCGCGCCAAAGGCAAGATACGCAGCTACGGCGTGGCGCTGGGGCCGGACATCGGCTGGTACGAGGAGGGCGAGGCCTCCATGCGCCACCGCAAAGTGGCCGCCGTCCAGATCATCTACAGCATCATGGAGCAGCAGCCCGCGCGCAAGTTCTTCCCCATCGCCAAAGAGACAGGAACGGGCCTCATCTCGCGCGTGCCGCACGCCTCCGAGGTGCTGACGGAGCGCTTCAAGGCGCAGCCGCCGGTGTTCGAGGCGGGCGACCACCGGAGCCATCGCAGGCAGCAGTGGCTGACGGCGGCTGTGGCGAAGGTGACGAAGCTCGGCTTCCTCGCCGAGCGCTACAGCATGTCGCTGGACCAGGCGGCCATCCGGTTCTGCCTGGCGCAGCCGACCATCGCGACGGTGCTGCCGAACATCGTGCGCGAGGAGGACCTGCGCGAGTACGTCTCGGCGTCCGGCCTCGCGGACATCTCCCGCGAGGACGAGGCGCGCCTCTTCGAGCTGTACGACACCGAGTTCGCCAAGCTCGAAGAGCAGCAGAAGGCGGCCCCCGCCGGAACTTAG